The following proteins come from a genomic window of Nocardioides albertanoniae:
- the tpiA gene encoding triose-phosphate isomerase — MAKKAPAGRTPLIAGNWKMNLNHQEAVVLVQKLAWTLSDKRHDFAAVEVSVFPPFTDIRSVQTLVDGDKMKITYGAQNVSTQESGAYTGEISASMLAKLGCSYVVVGHSECREHFGETDETVALKAKIALKHDIVPIVCVGEGLDVRQAGNHVEHCTAQVAGSLAGLTDAEAAQVVIAYEPVWAIGTGETATAQDAQEVCAGLRAQLEKLYGAEIADGVRILYGGSVKPNNVAALMQEGDVDGALVGGASLSVEDFAAISRYYDLPVL, encoded by the coding sequence ATGGCCAAGAAGGCTCCCGCGGGACGCACCCCCCTCATCGCCGGCAACTGGAAGATGAACCTCAACCACCAAGAAGCGGTGGTGCTGGTCCAGAAGCTCGCCTGGACGCTCTCCGACAAGCGTCACGACTTCGCAGCCGTCGAGGTCTCCGTCTTCCCGCCCTTCACCGACATCCGTTCGGTGCAGACGCTCGTCGACGGCGACAAGATGAAGATCACCTACGGCGCGCAGAACGTCTCGACCCAGGAGTCGGGCGCCTACACGGGCGAGATCTCGGCCTCGATGCTGGCCAAGCTCGGCTGTTCCTACGTGGTCGTCGGGCACTCCGAGTGTCGCGAGCACTTCGGCGAGACCGACGAGACCGTGGCGCTCAAGGCGAAGATCGCGCTCAAGCACGACATCGTCCCGATCGTGTGCGTCGGCGAGGGCCTCGACGTCCGCCAGGCCGGCAACCACGTCGAGCACTGCACCGCTCAGGTCGCGGGCTCGCTGGCCGGGCTCACCGACGCCGAGGCCGCCCAGGTCGTGATCGCCTACGAGCCGGTCTGGGCGATCGGCACGGGGGAGACCGCGACCGCACAGGACGCGCAGGAGGTCTGTGCCGGCCTCCGCGCGCAGCTGGAGAAGCTCTACGGGGCTGAGATCGCCGACGGCGTACGCATCCTCTACGGCGGCTCCGTGAAGCCCAACAACGTCGCCGCGCTGATGCAGGAAGGCGACGTCGACGGCGCCCTGGTGGGCGGGGCGAGCCTCTCGGTCGAAGACTTCGCCGCGATCTCTCGTTACTACGACCTACCAGTGCTGTAG
- the pgi gene encoding glucose-6-phosphate isomerase, protein MTRGPVDATTTDAWKRLTELKAGFEPDLRSWFADDPGRASRFTYAAGDLHVDLSKELLTDDLLTALLALAEQVGLEERRDAMLAGEHINVTEDRAVLHTALRLPADASLVVDGTDVVPEVHETLEKMYAFADRVRSGEWVGVTGERIRTVVNIGIGGSDLGPVMAYEALEPFRHPEIECRFISNIDPTDAGQKLKGLDPATTLFVVSSKTFSTLETLTNARLSRSWLLEQLGDGVDSAEAVKKHFVAVSTALDKVEEFGIDPDNAFGFWDWVGGRYSVDSAIGTTLAIAIGRERFAEFLGGFHAIDRHFAETPLAQNVPALMGLLNVWYVNFLDAQTHAVLPYSQLMHRFPAYLQQLTMESNGKSVRWDGTAVTTDTGEVFWGEPGTNGQHAFYQLIHQGTRLIPADFIAFANPAYPLVDGDADGADVHELFLANFFAQTQALAFGKTEEQVRAEGTTGSVVNARVFSGNRPTASIMAPELTPGVLGQLIALYEHITFTQGVVWGIDSFDQWGVELGKQLAQQISPAVSGDASTARQQDTSTQALIAYYREKRT, encoded by the coding sequence GTGACGCGAGGCCCGGTCGACGCCACCACCACGGACGCCTGGAAGCGGCTCACGGAGCTGAAGGCTGGCTTCGAGCCGGACCTGCGCTCGTGGTTCGCCGACGATCCCGGCCGGGCCTCACGCTTCACCTACGCGGCGGGCGACCTCCATGTCGACCTGTCCAAGGAACTCCTCACCGACGACCTCCTGACCGCTCTGCTCGCGCTCGCCGAGCAGGTCGGTCTGGAGGAGCGGCGCGACGCGATGCTCGCCGGTGAGCACATCAACGTCACCGAAGACCGCGCCGTGCTCCACACCGCGCTGCGCCTGCCCGCCGACGCGTCGCTGGTCGTCGACGGCACCGACGTCGTGCCCGAGGTCCACGAGACCCTCGAGAAGATGTACGCCTTCGCCGACCGTGTCCGGTCCGGCGAGTGGGTGGGCGTGACCGGCGAGCGGATCCGCACGGTCGTCAACATCGGCATCGGCGGCTCCGACCTGGGCCCGGTGATGGCGTACGAGGCCCTCGAGCCGTTCCGTCACCCCGAGATCGAGTGCCGGTTCATCTCCAACATCGACCCCACCGACGCCGGCCAGAAGCTCAAGGGCCTCGACCCGGCCACGACGCTGTTCGTCGTCTCCTCGAAGACCTTCTCGACCCTGGAGACGCTGACCAACGCCCGCCTCTCGCGCTCCTGGCTGCTCGAGCAGCTGGGCGACGGCGTCGACTCGGCCGAGGCGGTCAAGAAGCACTTCGTCGCGGTCTCCACGGCGCTCGACAAGGTCGAAGAGTTCGGCATCGACCCCGACAACGCCTTCGGGTTCTGGGACTGGGTCGGCGGCCGCTACTCGGTCGACTCGGCGATCGGCACCACGCTGGCCATCGCGATCGGACGGGAGAGGTTCGCCGAGTTCCTCGGCGGCTTCCACGCGATCGACAGGCACTTCGCCGAGACCCCACTGGCCCAGAACGTGCCGGCACTGATGGGCCTGCTCAACGTCTGGTACGTCAACTTCCTCGACGCCCAGACCCACGCCGTGCTGCCCTACTCACAGCTGATGCACCGCTTCCCCGCCTATCTCCAGCAGCTCACCATGGAGTCCAACGGCAAGTCGGTGCGTTGGGACGGCACCGCGGTCACCACCGACACCGGCGAGGTGTTCTGGGGCGAGCCCGGCACCAACGGCCAGCACGCGTTCTACCAGCTGATCCACCAGGGCACCCGGCTGATCCCGGCCGACTTCATCGCCTTCGCCAACCCGGCCTACCCGCTCGTCGACGGCGACGCGGACGGCGCCGACGTGCACGAGCTGTTCCTGGCCAACTTCTTCGCGCAGACCCAGGCGCTCGCGTTCGGGAAGACCGAGGAGCAGGTGCGTGCCGAGGGCACCACAGGCAGCGTCGTCAACGCGCGTGTCTTCTCCGGCAACCGGCCGACCGCCTCGATCATGGCCCCGGAGCTGACCCCAGGTGTGCTGGGTCAGCTGATCGCGCTCTACGAGCACATCACCTTCACCCAGGGCGTGGTGTGGGGCATCGACTCCTTCGACCAGTGGGGCGTCGAGCTCGGCAAACAGCTCGCCCAGCAGATCAGTCCGGCCGTCTCCGGTGACGCCAGCACCGCCCGGCAGCAGGACACCTCCACCCAGGCGCTCATCGCCTATTACAGAGAGAAGCGCACGTGA
- the pgl gene encoding 6-phosphogluconolactonase: MTTSDGHPESLIEVHDTAEALASAVAGEFLSRLADLQAGGDVPTIGLTGGTIAEAIHREIARLAPESGVDWGAVDFFFGDERYVAADSPDRNAGQARAAFLTEVGVPDHRIHEMPSSDSGLSVDEAAATFSDDVRSHGSGGFDILMLGVGPDGHIASLFPGFPQLEAKDAIAVGVTGSPKPPPERITFTFEALRRSSAVWFLVSGEGKADAVAKAHAGSPVAEVPAAGVTGTNETTWFLDRGAASKI; the protein is encoded by the coding sequence GTGACGACCAGCGACGGTCATCCCGAGTCACTCATCGAGGTCCACGACACCGCTGAGGCGCTGGCCTCCGCGGTGGCCGGGGAGTTCCTCAGCCGCCTCGCCGACCTGCAGGCCGGCGGCGACGTACCCACGATCGGCCTCACCGGCGGCACCATCGCCGAGGCGATCCATCGCGAGATCGCCCGGTTGGCGCCCGAGTCGGGCGTCGACTGGGGCGCGGTCGACTTCTTCTTCGGCGACGAGCGTTACGTCGCCGCCGACTCCCCCGACCGCAATGCCGGCCAGGCCCGCGCCGCCTTCCTGACCGAGGTCGGCGTGCCCGACCACCGCATCCACGAGATGCCCTCCTCCGACTCGGGACTCAGCGTCGACGAGGCCGCCGCGACGTTCTCCGACGACGTACGCAGCCACGGCTCGGGCGGCTTCGACATCCTCATGCTCGGCGTCGGCCCCGACGGCCACATCGCCTCCCTCTTCCCGGGTTTCCCACAGCTCGAGGCGAAGGACGCGATCGCCGTCGGCGTCACCGGCTCCCCCAAGCCTCCGCCCGAGCGCATCACCTTCACGTTCGAGGCGTTGCGCCGCTCCTCGGCGGTCTGGTTCCTGGTCAGCGGTGAGGGCAAGGCCGACGCCGTCGCGAAGGCCCATGCCGGATCGCCGGTCGCCGAGGTGCCGGCTGCCGGCGTCACCGGCACCAACGAGACGACCTGGTTCCTGGACCGAGGCGCTGCCTCCAAGATCTGA
- a CDS encoding RNA polymerase-binding protein RbpA codes for MAGGGNAIRGSRVGAGPLGEAERGEAAPRKAVTYFCTNAHRSVITFAVEATPPDSWDCPKCGLPAGLDEENAPPAPKIEPYKTHLAYVKERRSDAEAEDILEEAIALLRSRRKSGEVIF; via the coding sequence ATGGCAGGTGGAGGGAACGCAATTCGGGGCTCCCGAGTCGGTGCTGGGCCGTTGGGCGAGGCGGAGCGTGGCGAAGCAGCGCCACGGAAGGCCGTCACCTACTTCTGCACCAACGCGCACCGCTCGGTCATCACCTTCGCCGTCGAGGCGACGCCGCCCGACTCCTGGGACTGCCCCAAGTGTGGGCTCCCCGCGGGTCTCGACGAGGAGAACGCGCCCCCGGCGCCGAAGATCGAGCCTTACAAGACCCACCTCGCCTACGTGAAGGAGCGCCGCTCCGACGCCGAGGCCGAGGACATCCTGGAGGAGGCCATCGCCCTCCTCCGCTCCCGCCGGAAGTCCGGCGAGGTCATCTTCTGA
- the secG gene encoding preprotein translocase subunit SecG: MELLFTIILVIASALMILLVLLHKGRGGGLSDMFGGGVSSSLGGSSVVERNLDRLTVGIGVIWFACVIALGLLMAY; the protein is encoded by the coding sequence GTGGAACTTCTCTTCACCATCATTCTGGTCATCGCGAGTGCGCTGATGATCCTGCTCGTGCTGCTCCACAAGGGCCGCGGTGGCGGACTCTCCGACATGTTCGGTGGCGGCGTCTCGAGCTCGCTGGGCGGATCCTCCGTGGTCGAGCGAAACCTCGACCGGCTCACCGTCGGCATCGGTGTGATCTGGTTCGCGTGCGTCATCGCGCTCGGCCTGCTGATGGCCTACTGA
- a CDS encoding endonuclease I family protein, whose protein sequence is MPFRRSRLRRLPASLLTLATATTTAVVITTAPAQAAVSPTDQAAAPSTSSEIPSGYYDPADGLSGEELKTALNGIIDDHTTLSYDQVWDALKDVDEDPANPDNVITVYSQLSLPKSSNGGDPDQWNREHTWAKSHGDFGTSAGPGTDIHHLMPEDVSVNSTRGNLDFDETTGSVDQCTGCGVDDDSFAPPAETRGDIARAMFYMAVRYEGTDSYVDLELNDQVDNGSAPYIGKLSVLKAWSEADPPSEFEINRNDKIYADWQGNRNPFVDHPEWVEEIW, encoded by the coding sequence ATGCCATTCCGCAGATCTCGGCTGCGTCGCCTTCCGGCCAGCCTTCTGACCCTCGCTACGGCGACCACCACGGCGGTCGTGATCACGACCGCCCCGGCCCAGGCGGCCGTCTCCCCCACCGACCAGGCGGCCGCTCCGTCGACGAGCAGCGAGATCCCGAGCGGTTACTACGATCCCGCCGACGGTCTTTCCGGCGAAGAGCTCAAGACCGCTCTCAACGGCATCATCGACGACCACACCACGCTCTCCTACGACCAGGTCTGGGATGCGCTCAAGGACGTCGACGAAGACCCGGCCAACCCCGACAACGTCATCACCGTCTACTCCCAGCTCTCGCTGCCCAAGAGCTCCAACGGCGGCGACCCCGACCAGTGGAACCGCGAGCACACCTGGGCCAAGAGCCACGGTGACTTCGGCACCTCCGCCGGCCCCGGCACCGACATCCACCACCTGATGCCCGAGGACGTCTCGGTCAACAGCACCCGCGGCAACCTCGACTTCGACGAGACCACCGGTTCGGTCGACCAGTGCACCGGCTGCGGCGTCGACGACGACTCCTTCGCCCCGCCCGCCGAGACCCGCGGTGACATCGCCCGAGCGATGTTCTACATGGCCGTACGCTACGAAGGCACCGACTCCTACGTCGACCTCGAGCTCAACGACCAGGTCGACAACGGCTCGGCCCCCTACATCGGCAAGCTGTCGGTGCTCAAGGCCTGGAGCGAGGCCGACCCGCCCTCCGAGTTCGAGATCAACCGCAACGACAAGATCTACGCCGACTGGCAGGGCAACCGCAACCCCTTCGTCGACCACCCCGAATGGGTCGAGGAGATCTGGTAA
- a CDS encoding phosphoglycerate kinase produces the protein MSLNLTQLIEQGVAGKRVLVRSDLNVPLEGTTITDDGRIRASVPTIKELADAGAKVVVVAHLGRPKGEPDPQYSLAPVAKRLGELIGAEVAFATDTVGESAHAVVDALGDGQVALLENVRFNAGETSDDDHERATFANELAGLADAFVSDGFGVVHRKQASVYDIALVLPSAQGGLVAGEIDVLKRLTESPERPYVVVLGGSKVSDKLGVIDNLLDKADKLLIGGGMVFTFLKAQGNEVGQSLLEEDQILTVLGYLERAEEIGVELLLPTDVVVADSFGDEESARVVPANAIPAESLGLDIGPESAQAYAAALEGAQTVFWNGPMGVFEKPAFAEGTRAIAEAITTVEGLTVIGGGDSAAAIRQLGFADDQFGHISTGGGASLEYLEGKTLPGVAVLEAATGADGLI, from the coding sequence ATGTCTCTGAATCTCACGCAGCTCATCGAGCAGGGGGTCGCGGGCAAGCGTGTTCTCGTGCGCTCCGACCTCAACGTCCCGCTGGAAGGCACGACGATCACCGACGACGGTCGCATCCGTGCTTCGGTGCCCACGATCAAGGAGCTGGCTGACGCCGGAGCCAAGGTCGTGGTCGTCGCCCACCTCGGGCGCCCGAAGGGCGAGCCGGACCCCCAATACTCGCTCGCGCCCGTGGCGAAGCGTCTCGGTGAGCTGATCGGTGCTGAGGTCGCGTTCGCGACCGACACCGTCGGCGAGTCCGCCCACGCGGTCGTCGACGCCCTCGGCGACGGCCAGGTCGCTCTGCTGGAGAACGTACGCTTCAACGCCGGCGAGACCAGCGACGACGACCATGAGCGGGCGACCTTCGCCAACGAGCTCGCCGGGCTCGCCGATGCGTTCGTCTCCGACGGCTTCGGAGTCGTCCACCGCAAGCAGGCCTCGGTCTACGACATCGCCCTGGTGCTCCCGAGTGCGCAGGGCGGTCTGGTGGCGGGCGAGATCGACGTGCTCAAGCGGCTCACCGAGAGCCCGGAGCGGCCCTACGTGGTCGTGCTCGGCGGCTCGAAGGTCTCCGACAAGCTCGGCGTGATCGACAACCTGCTCGACAAGGCCGACAAGCTGCTCATCGGCGGCGGCATGGTCTTCACCTTCCTCAAGGCGCAGGGCAACGAGGTCGGTCAGTCGCTGCTGGAGGAGGATCAGATCCTCACCGTGCTCGGCTACCTCGAGCGTGCCGAGGAGATCGGCGTCGAGCTCCTGCTGCCCACCGACGTCGTGGTCGCCGACTCCTTCGGTGACGAGGAGTCCGCGCGGGTCGTCCCGGCCAACGCGATCCCGGCCGAGTCGCTCGGTCTCGACATCGGCCCCGAGTCGGCTCAGGCCTACGCTGCCGCGCTCGAGGGGGCCCAGACGGTCTTCTGGAACGGTCCGATGGGCGTGTTCGAGAAGCCTGCGTTCGCCGAGGGCACGCGGGCGATCGCCGAGGCGATCACCACCGTCGAGGGTCTCACCGTCATCGGTGGTGGCGACTCCGCCGCGGCGATCCGTCAGCTCGGCTTCGCCGACGACCAGTTCGGCCACATCTCCACCGGGGGCGGCGCCTCGCTGGAATATCTGGAGGGCAAGACGCTCCCGGGTGTGGCAGTGCTCGAGGCCGCGACCGGCGCGGACGGGCTGATCTGA